A single genomic interval of Candidatus Methylomirabilota bacterium harbors:
- a CDS encoding DUF429 domain-containing protein, whose translation MRLLGIDGCRAGWVIASSGPGLRALDFEIAPDLRGALREAAAGRAVVALDIPIGLVPSPRAADVEARRFLGAPRASSVFPAPSRAALGARAYAEACARNHRATGRRISVELWNILPKIAEADRLVTPALQARVREAHPEVIFAVLAGRARGLEHSKKTPAGERERLEILKPFVPAFDPERVRRALGRGAVARDDIVDAVALLVCARRIRTGRARVFPSAPERDRRGLRMEIVA comes from the coding sequence GTGCGGCTCCTCGGAATCGACGGCTGCCGCGCCGGCTGGGTGATCGCGTCGAGCGGCCCCGGGCTCCGCGCGCTCGACTTCGAGATCGCCCCCGACCTCCGGGGCGCCCTCCGCGAGGCCGCCGCGGGGCGCGCGGTGGTCGCCCTCGACATCCCCATCGGCCTGGTACCGTCGCCCCGCGCTGCGGACGTGGAGGCGCGGCGCTTCCTCGGCGCGCCGCGCGCCTCCAGCGTCTTTCCGGCGCCGTCGCGCGCGGCGCTCGGCGCGCGCGCGTACGCCGAGGCCTGCGCGCGGAATCACCGCGCGACCGGTCGCCGGATCTCGGTCGAGCTGTGGAACATCCTGCCGAAGATCGCCGAGGCCGACCGGCTCGTGACCCCGGCCCTCCAGGCCCGCGTGCGCGAAGCCCACCCCGAGGTCATCTTCGCCGTGCTGGCCGGGCGCGCGCGCGGGCTCGAGCACTCGAAGAAGACGCCCGCGGGTGAGCGCGAGCGCCTCGAGATCCTGAAGCCGTTCGTCCCCGCGTTCGATCCCGAGCGCGTGCGGCGGGCGCTCGGGCGGGGCGCGGTCGCGCGCGACGACATCGTGGACGCCGTCGCGCTCCTCGTCTGTGCGCGGCGGATCCGCACCGGGCGGGCGCGCGTCTTCCCGTCGGCGCCCGAGCGGGACCGGCGCGGCCTTCGAATGGAGATCGTCGCCTGA
- a CDS encoding YajQ family cyclic di-GMP-binding protein translates to MAAENSFDIACKIDMQEVTNALDQARREIETRYDLKGSKNELTLEKTDITVTAADDMKLKAVVDILQSRLHKRGVPLKALTYGTVEQASGGVLRQKISLQQGIPIEKAREIVRIIKDTKLKVQAAIQADQVRVSGKNRDDLQKVIALLRDKDLGIALQFTNYRSV, encoded by the coding sequence ATGGCCGCCGAGAACTCCTTCGACATCGCGTGCAAGATCGACATGCAGGAGGTCACGAACGCGCTCGACCAGGCCCGCCGCGAGATCGAGACGCGCTACGACCTCAAGGGCTCGAAGAACGAGCTGACGCTCGAGAAGACCGACATCACCGTCACGGCCGCGGACGACATGAAGCTCAAGGCGGTCGTGGACATCCTCCAGTCACGCCTGCACAAGCGCGGCGTCCCGCTGAAGGCGCTCACGTACGGCACGGTCGAGCAGGCCTCCGGCGGCGTGCTCCGCCAGAAGATCTCGCTCCAGCAGGGGATCCCGATCGAGAAGGCGCGCGAGATCGTGCGGATCATCAAGGACACGAAGCTCAAGGTCCAGGCCGCGATCCAGGCGGACCAGGTGCGCGTCTCCGGCAAGAACCGCGACGATCTCCAGAAGGTCATCGCGCTCCTGCGCGACAAGGACCTCGGGATCGCCCTCCAGTTCACGAACTACCGCAGCGTCTGA
- a CDS encoding outer membrane lipoprotein carrier protein LolA — MRNVLAAVLVLASVASAAAQTLDDVVRDLEAAYGRMTDLRAEFTQTAFNKSLNQTIPAQGAVYLKKGGKLRWEYKEPTPQEIVSDGKKLWVYTPALNQVNVGEAPEALAGPAGSFLAGLGRLRAEFGVRFLNPAQPRDAEGNWVLDLTPKRPLPTLARLVLSVDAKTWELRRAIVYDQFENTVTMRFTKVATDTGLPDRLFAFEVPKGVATVPLR; from the coding sequence ATGCGCAACGTGCTCGCCGCCGTCCTCGTGCTCGCGAGCGTGGCGAGCGCGGCGGCCCAGACGCTGGACGACGTCGTCCGCGACCTCGAGGCGGCCTACGGCCGCATGACGGACCTCCGCGCCGAGTTCACGCAGACGGCCTTCAACAAGAGCCTGAACCAGACGATCCCCGCCCAGGGCGCGGTCTATCTGAAGAAGGGCGGCAAGCTCCGCTGGGAGTACAAGGAGCCGACGCCGCAGGAGATCGTCTCGGACGGCAAGAAGCTCTGGGTCTACACGCCGGCGCTCAACCAGGTGAACGTGGGCGAGGCGCCGGAGGCGCTCGCTGGCCCGGCCGGGAGCTTCCTCGCGGGGCTCGGCCGGCTCCGCGCCGAGTTCGGCGTGCGCTTCCTGAACCCGGCGCAGCCGCGCGACGCCGAGGGCAACTGGGTGCTCGATCTCACGCCCAAGCGCCCGCTGCCGACGCTCGCGCGGCTCGTCCTCTCGGTGGACGCGAAGACGTGGGAGCTGCGCCGGGCGATCGTGTACGATCAGTTCGAGAACACGGTGACGATGCGCTTCACGAAGGTCGCGACCGACACGGGCCTCCCCGACCGCCTCTTCGCGTTCGAGGTGCCGAAGGGCGTCGCCACGGTGCCGCTGCGGTAG
- a CDS encoding HAD family hydrolase, whose amino-acid sequence MSVPAVLALDFDGVLCDGMREYFESAWRAYRRLRASVPPAPPAGLFESFARLRPLVETGWEMPVLLHALSSGASAAALEKEWRLETWLEDLGATREAAAAALDAVRDEWIAADERGWLDAHRFYPGVIERLRALDGGPVAVYVVTTKEGRFARQLLRRQGVELPDGRVYGKEARRPKRAILRELAGGGDAARVWFVEDRRETLEDVKREPALAGAELFLAAWGYNTADDREAARRDGRIVLLSVDRFRGDFARWREED is encoded by the coding sequence GTGAGCGTCCCCGCCGTGCTCGCGCTCGACTTCGACGGCGTCCTCTGCGACGGCATGCGGGAGTACTTCGAGTCCGCGTGGCGCGCCTACCGGCGCCTGCGGGCGTCCGTCCCGCCGGCGCCGCCCGCCGGCCTCTTCGAGAGCTTCGCGCGGCTCCGGCCTCTCGTCGAGACGGGCTGGGAGATGCCGGTGCTGCTCCACGCCTTGAGCTCGGGTGCCTCCGCCGCGGCGCTCGAAAAGGAGTGGCGACTCGAGACGTGGCTCGAGGATCTCGGCGCCACGCGCGAGGCCGCCGCGGCGGCGCTCGACGCGGTGCGCGACGAGTGGATCGCCGCCGACGAGCGAGGCTGGCTCGACGCCCACCGCTTCTATCCCGGCGTGATCGAGCGCCTGCGGGCGCTCGACGGCGGGCCCGTCGCCGTCTACGTCGTCACCACCAAGGAAGGGCGGTTCGCTCGCCAGCTCCTGCGGCGCCAGGGCGTCGAGCTGCCGGACGGGCGCGTCTACGGCAAGGAGGCCCGCCGGCCGAAGCGCGCGATCCTCCGCGAGCTCGCCGGTGGCGGCGACGCCGCGCGCGTGTGGTTCGTCGAGGACCGGCGGGAGACCCTCGAGGACGTGAAGCGCGAGCCCGCGCTCGCCGGCGCCGAACTTTTCCTGGCCGCGTGGGGGTACAACACCGCGGACGATCGCGAGGCGGCGCGGCGCGACGGCCGGATCGTCCTCCTCTCCGTGGACCGCTTCCGCGGCGACTTCGCGCGCTGGCGCGAGGAGGATTGA